A region of the Thalassoroseus pseudoceratinae genome:
ATCCGACTTCACTGATCGGACTGTTCACGATCGAGCACGATTATCCGAGTATTGAACCGCCCGACTATTTAAGGCAACTCAGTCCGGACCTCTACGAGCAAGAATGTCGCCGGGTGCAGTCACGTTTCGACGAAGCGGTTCAGTTAGCCGAACAGGCCTTCACGGATGAGTTGACCAAACTCGTCGAGCACCTCACTGAACGGCTCAGCGGTCAGACCGATGGCAGACCCAAAGTCTTTCGCGACTCGGCCGTCACGAACATGACCGAGTTCTTCGAACGGTTTCGCACGCTCAATATCCGCTCCAACGATCAACTCGATGAGCTTGTTGATCGCGCCCAGCAAATCCTCGGCGGTGTCGAACCGCAACAGATTCGAGACAACGAATCCCTGCGGCGACAGATCGCATCCCAACTCGCCGGTGTCCAGTCTTCGCTCGATGGAATGTTGGTCGACCGGCCCCGTCGCAACATCCAACGTCGTCCTAAATAGAGGAACCGCGATGCAAATTATTGTCCAGAACGATGGCTCGCTGCGGTGTCTCTATTCCGAGGAACTCGATCTCCGCTGTCTTGGTCAATTGACGATCACTCGTGGCAGCCATGTCGAACCCACGTCCGATGGCCAGTGGACCGCCGATCTCTCGCCCGTGAATGGTCCAACCCTAGGACCATTCACGGCCCGTAGTCAAGCCCTCGATGCCGAACGTGAATGGCTCGAACAGCATTGGCTGACATCAGACTGACACACTTTCCAATCGCTTGGCAAACACTAATTCCGAAAGGATCACCGCTGATGTTCCGTATCTTGAAAACGATCGCACACCGACTGAAGACGTTGTTTGTGGTTGATTCCGCACTCGATCGCAAAGCGGAGTTCCTGGCCCGGCACGCCGAACGCAAAGCCAGGTTGATGCGGCGAGCCCTCGAATACGACGAACAGGGCTTCCCTGAGATCGCCGAGGAATTGCGTTGCCAGACAGCCAAGTTCTCAATCGAACTGAAACTGGGCCGAATGAGTTCGGCGATCGGTAGCTTTGCTCCGAGTGCTAGAAAACAGTCGAGCTCGGAAGCACAGCCATTGAACGGTCAAACCCCGCCGCGGTCTGCAAACGGTACAAATTCCAAGAAGAAGTTGGGCCGGACAAATCACGCGACCGCAGCTCGATAGTCCAACCATCATTTTCACACATTGCCCCAAACGGGGCGGTTGCGTCTTTCCACGCGATCGCCTCGCAGTTGGGGCGATCGCTTTTTCTCTCACGTGTTGCTGACAGAAAGAGCCACGATGACCCAAAACGATTTAAACCGATCCGTCGCCCGATCCACCGGCGAGAGTGTCCGCGAAATCTCGCACCGCGGGTTTGTGCCACTCGACGACCTTGACTGTCAAAACGAGGAACCGCTGATCGATTGGGACACAGTCGATGCCGAACATTCGCTGCAATGGTTCCCCATTCGGAAACGTCCCGCTTTCGGTGTCTGACAACGTCGAGATTTCCGTCGCAACTTGTTCTCTTCCGTAACAAATTATTAGGAACGCCACTCATGAAAATTTTTCTGATCAACAACGACGGCGCGGGCTTCGCGGATACTCAAGAACTCTCCGAAGGAACCACGATTCAAGCTTTGTTTGAGAAAACCGTGCCGCACGGTCGACCTGAGGATTATTTAATCCGGCTTAATCGCGGACCGGTCGCAGCAGACTATGTGCTGCAAGACGGTGACCGTGTTTCGATTACTCCGACGAAAATCGAGGGGGCAACAATTCGTTGCTAGTTCCCTGATCGATTTCGCCGCTGAGTCTCTCGGCTTGGCGGCGGAATCAGTAGTTAAGAACGATACACTAAACGAGGAGTCGAACTTTGAAAACGTTAGTCAATCTCCATCAAAAACTCACCCCACGACTCGCCGAACGACTTCACTCTTGTCTGAATTCAGCCAGGGCACCAGCTCCGAGGGTTTGGCCAGTCGCAGTCATCGAGCGCATCGAGAGGTTACTCCGCCTTGAAACGAAAGCCTACCGCCGCGGTTGGATCTCAGCTGCGGCGGTTGTTCGTAGCCAGCTCCAATCCGCGTTGACTGATCTCCAAGAGCGACTCGCACAACTGCGAAGCCAAGTTGACTTGCAGCCGCCTTCGACTAGCTCACTTCGCGATTTGATCGCTGACATCAACGCGTTGCAATGTGAGTTCGAGCAAGTGGAAGTCAATCTATCGACGTCGACACTCGCCGTGACTACCAGTCCAGTTGTGCACGAAGATGTGTTTCTCGGTCCGTTCAGAATCGCACTCAGTTTTGCAGCCGGGCAATCATCGACGAGCTATACAGTGACGGCACTCGAACCCCATCCGGCGGCGTCCGACGATGCGATCACGCATCCGCACATTCAGGATGGTCACCTTTGCGAGGGTGAAGGCCGCCTACCACTACGACGGGCTCTCGAAGACGGTCGTGTATTCGATGTTTTTCAGATCATTCAGCAGATCTTGACGACCTACAACTCCGGGAGTGCCTACGTTTCGCTTGACGATTGGCATGGAGTCCCTTGCGTGACCTGCGGCATGTCGACCAGCGATGACGAGCGCACGTCCTGTCAGCTAACCGGCGAGCCGCTGTGCTGGGAGTGTGCGGTCAGTTGCTCGGACTGCGAGCGAACGCTCGCTCCCGATCGCACGGAATGCTGCTCGGAATGTGACGACCAATTCTGTTCTGCCTGCCTCGATCAAGGAATTTGCCATGCCTGCCAAGACGAAATCGAGACCGAAGCGGAACCGGTCTCATCCGATCGTGCCGACGCTCCGGTTCACACCCTATGCTTGGAGCAAACTGCTTTATCTGCGGGACCGGGGTGAAACCGAAGTCGGCGGCTTTGCCATCAGTAACGCTGATGATCTGTTCTGCATCGAAGACATCCGGCTCGTTCGTCAGATGACCACCGTTGCCAGTGTCGAATTCGACGATGACGCGGTCGCCGACTTTTACGACGAACAGGTTGATCAAGGCCGAACACTCGAGCAGTTCAGCCGCGTTTGGCTTCACACGCACCCTGGTCAAAGTGCCGAGCCCAGCGGCACGGACGAGCAAACCTTCGAGAGGGTTTTCGACCACGTTGCCTGGTCGGTGATGATGATTCTAGCTCGCGGCGGTGAAAGCTACGCCCGCTTGCGGTTTGGCAGCGGTCCGATGGCTGAACTCGAAGTCCCGATCGACATCGCGTGGGAGTTCCCATTCCCGGAAAGCGATCACGCTGCCTGGAATGATGAGTACGACCGTTGTGTCCAGCCCGTGAGCCAAAACGAGTGGTCGAACCTCAAAGATCTCGCCGGCGTTCCCTTGGACGAGGAATTCGTTTTACCGACCGATCCTCGATTTCTCGATTGTGAAAGGAGCCATCTCTTTAATGACGAGTTCGAACCCTTCTGACCGTTTTGGACGACAAACCGACTTGGTGCCTCGTGATGCACTTCAGCGTCATCGGGTGAGCGTGATTGGTGTTGGTGCCGTCGGCCGGCAAGTGGCTTTGCAGTTAGCAGCCATGGGGGTGAATCGACTTCAAATCTTTGACTTCGATATCGTCGAACCGACGAACATCACCTCTCAAGGCTACACTCAAAACGATTTCGGGCAGCTCAAGGTCGAAGCGACGAAGAAAGCGATCCAATTGCTTGATCCGGACATTGAAGTCCTGACTGTACCGCACCGGTTTCGCCCGCAGGCTCCGGTTGCAGACGTGGTGTTTTGCTGCGTGGATTCGATCACTGCCCGCACGGCCATCTGGCGGATGCTCAAAAGTCGTTGCCGGTTCTGGTGTGACGGCCGAATGCTAGCCGAAACGGTGAGGGTGTTAACCGCCGCCGACCACAGCGAGCGGACATATTACAGCTCGACGCTGTTCTCGGCACGACAAGCCAACATCGGTCGCTGTACGGCACGCAGCACAATCTATACAGCCAACATCTGTGCTGGTCTGATGCTGCAACAGTACACCCGCTTCCTGCGAGGACAGACGATCGACCGTGACTTGTCACTCAACCTCGCCGCCAGCGAACTGGTGAGCTTGTGAATTTTCACTCCAATTCTGACGCCATCGGGAGACCGTTTTGCGCGCTATCGATCCTCAAGCGACGATCCACTACCTGGCTTGGTTCGGTTTCGTCTGCCTGATAACTAGCCGATTCATCGGACTGCTTGGAGCGGCGATCATCTGGCTACTCACCGCAGTGACCCTGTGGGGAATCGGCTCTTCCAAACCGCCGCATCCACGACCCCGTACCAAGCAATCGAAACATTGCCGCCGCTGACATCGATTGTGGAATTCGCTACGTCTCTCAGGCCCGACCCCGAGGGGTCGGGCCTGGGTGTTTCTCTTTAGCTATCGTAGATTGCGACTCCTCCCAACAGAACCAAACAGGATCAGCTGAAAGCCAACTACTCCCATATTCTGGCTTTGTGTTCTCGGCGAATACCGATCGACGGAACTGTTTGAGCCAAGCGATTGCTCGCTCGACCTGCCAACGACGCTGGCCCAGACCCTTCTAAACATCTTGACCTCGCTGAGGGATGATCCCCGTGATTCCGTACCAATTCAGCAGCCTGAGAAGGTCCGCCGATGTGTAGCCGCAGTCGGCTCGGACAACCGTTGGCAACTCGCGAGGTCGACCCCGCAAGCCACCCACACGAGGGAATTGCAGCAAGACGAACGGCAGAATGAACCGCACGTCGTGTTCGTTCGCAGCGGAGATGATCACGGCGATCGGAGTTCCCTCCGCGTCAGTCATCACGTTCAGTTGACTGCCCGAGCGGCCTCGATCCGTGGGATTGGGCCATGTTTCCCGAGCATCGGTCGCGCAGAACCTGAATCTCTTTGGCCTGGCTCCCGACATTCAGGAAGCAAACATGTTTCTGCCGCGGGTGAAATGGCCCAGGGATCCCGTGCATCAGTGGGAGTTGCGGCCGATCGTGGCGAAGGTCGATTGGGGGGGCAACTAGGATGTGGAATAGGATTCGGTGAATTGATTCGTTGCCACAACTACGGAGGTTTTTTCCACCGACAGCAGTTCGGCAAA
Encoded here:
- a CDS encoding molybdopterin converting factor, which translates into the protein MKIFLINNDGAGFADTQELSEGTTIQALFEKTVPHGRPEDYLIRLNRGPVAADYVLQDGDRVSITPTKIEGATIRC
- a CDS encoding ThiF family adenylyltransferase, whose translation is MTSSNPSDRFGRQTDLVPRDALQRHRVSVIGVGAVGRQVALQLAAMGVNRLQIFDFDIVEPTNITSQGYTQNDFGQLKVEATKKAIQLLDPDIEVLTVPHRFRPQAPVADVVFCCVDSITARTAIWRMLKSRCRFWCDGRMLAETVRVLTAADHSERTYYSSTLFSARQANIGRCTARSTIYTANICAGLMLQQYTRFLRGQTIDRDLSLNLAASELVSL
- a CDS encoding transposase, coding for MSGARPKRFRFCATDARETWPNPTDRGRSGSQLNVMTDAEGTPIAVIISAANEHDVRFILPFVLLQFPRVGGLRGRPRELPTVVRADCGYTSADLLRLLNWYGITGIIPQRGQDV